Genomic segment of Agrobacterium vitis:
TGACAAAGGAGAGAGCCGAGTTCCGGCGACTGGCACAGTCAACGGAAGTCGGAACGGTGACGCGCGGCCAGTTGGCGGTGTTGTCACAGAGCCTTCCATGCACTGGCCTAATTACCAGTACCGAAAGCCATCTGCTGACTGTGATCATCAACACCGCCCGTGGCGACGCCTTCGACAAGGGCGGGCGACCCATTGTGTTCAAGTCCAACAATCAGCTGGGGTTCGAGATTAACCGCTCACCTGGTCGTGTCAGCCGGATCCTGTCGAGGTTGTTCGACGCCGGGCTCGTTACCATGCAGGACAGCGCGAATTTCAAGCGCTATCCGATCAGGGACGGCGAAGGCGAAATTTCAGACGCGTGTGGCATCGATTTGCGTCTGCTGATTGCCCGCTACCGTGAGCTCGACGCCCTAGTGCGGCAGAAGCGAGAGGAGAAGCGCGCCAGCGATGCCGCTGCCCGCCGCTTTCGCGACGCACTCAGGAGCGCCCGTTACGCGCTGGTGAATGCCGCCGATTTGACGAAAACCGCCCTCGCGAGCCTTGCATCTCGCATCGACCGTGTCGCTGCCTTTGTTGGTATCGCCGGCAGAGCGCCCGCTTTTGTTTTGAGGCGTGCAGCGAGCCTGCTGGAGTGGCTTGTTGGACGCTCTCTCAAGGCATCGAGGCGGCCGCAAAGTGTGTCTGATTATGATAATATGACATGCACGAATGTCGAAAACGACATGCACAAACAGATTACAAACCCCCATCCCTTTGACTTGAGTAAAGAGGAACGGCGTCCGGCTCACGCCGGACAACACAATTCGGTTAAGGCTGGCTACGCCAGCAAGAGGGCTTTTGAAGAAAGCCTGACGAGAGGGTCCGACCCAGACAATAGGCAATCTCGCCCGCAGCAAGGAATTGTTGCTCTTGATGATGTGTGGAGGGCGGCGCCATCGTTGAAAGACTATTTCACAACCGCGCCACGCAGCTGGTCCGACCTTGCCCGCATCGCCCCGCAGATCTGCCGTTTGGCGGGTATCTCAGAGGACGCGAGGCTTCGCGCCGTCGATCAAATGGGCCAGCAGGTCGCCGCGATCGCCGTCGCGGTTACGTTCGAGAAACATTCTCGCCAAGAAGTCAGCTCGCCCGGAGGGTATCTGCGTGCCATGACGGACCGGGCGGCATCCGGTGACCTTCATCTTTCGCGTTCCGTCTTCGGGCTTGCCGCCCGCAACTCTATGGAGGCCTTAAATTGAGAAAAAACCTCGTTTTTTCGGCACTTTTGTTCGCCCTGCTGTTTTCACAACCTGCCGGCGCGGCAGAGTATTCCGGGCAAGCACGCGTGATCGATGGCGACACCTTTAGCATTCGACAGCAGCGGATCAGGATCGCGGCGATTGACGCCTGCGAGCGCTCGCAAAAGGGCTGGAAGAATGGAGCCGAATGGGCGTGTGGTGTGGAGGCTCGCAGCTATCTTTCTCGCCTTATCGACGGGAAGCATGTCACATGCACGATCATTGACGAGGACCAATACCGTCGCCTAGTCGGACAGTGCTTCATCCAGCAAACCGATATCGGCCTTGAAATGGTGAAAGCCGGCCAGGCGCGACTTCTGTTGCAGTATCTACCGCGAGGCAACTCAATGCCTCTTGACGCTTACCATCAGGCCGAAGACAGCGCCCGTGCCAGACGTTTGGGCCAGTGGGCGGCCGAGATCGATGCGCCGAGCAATTATCGCCGTTCCAGTTCTCATCAGTAGCCCAATGACAATTGGATCAGGAACCGTCGAGAACCGCTTTTGGTAGCGCCAAATTGGCTATCTGGCGGGACAAAAAGCCGTTTGTTTCCGGTTGTATGCTTGCGAAAGTTGAATAATATTGGCGCAGGAATATGCGGTTATTGTTGTTGGTCGTACAGGTGATGTTTGGTAGACGCTTTCAGTAGACACCCCTCCAAGGCGGTTGCTCTTGATGCCCGTTCGCACAGCGACGCGGTTTGCGCAAAGCTGGCTGTCTTCCAAATTTCCCCGCCTTCGGCTTCCTCGCGAAGCAAATTTGGCAGCCTTCCAGCCTCCTCCGCTGCGCTTCGGCCTCCGGTGCGCACCGCTTTCCGCTGTGCCTTGTGAACGCTCATCGCAACCACCAAAGAGGAGTGACTACCATGAAAAACATCACCAACTACATCCAGTTCAACGGCGACAACATCGAAACCGCAGACGGTACCGGCCTCATCTCCACCATCGAGCGAGACCTCGAAATCACGGTAACGCCTTTTTCTTCCACCAACGAGAGAGCCCCGACGCACCGCGTTTATGCAACATCTCCCGCAGGTCACAAGCTCGACGTGGGCGGCATCTGGAAAAAAGAGAACGGCGAGGGCAGGCCCTACTACACGATCTCGATCAAGCGCATGGGCTTCAACGCCAATCTAGGCCGGTTCCCCGGCCAGGACGATCCGACCCTTCAGGCAATCATCGAGTGGGAACCACGCGATTGATTGCGCAGAGAAGCCCGGCTCATGACCGGGCCTCTCACCCCGAAATAGCTGAAAATCCGCCAAATAGCTGGATTTTCGGCCCTTTTCGTGTTAGGTTGAACAGTAATTGGAGATTTGTCGATGAACATTCATTCCACCCGTCCCGACCGCTCCCCGGAAGCCGTAGCGGCTCGAAAGAAGAGCACCGATCAGGCTCGCGCCATGAACATCCGCCAAGGCTATCAGGGCGACGACGCTCTGCTCGAAGCGGCGACCGCTGCTTATGTTGCCGGCGATCTCACCCGCGAAGAGTATCGCGCCCGCATCTTGCCGCAGCCCAAGGGCTGATCATTTCATTCAAGTCTCAAGAGGCTCAAGGCCGTCTGCTAGCGCAGACGGCTTTTTGTTGGTTTGCGCATGGCTGAAGAACACCCCAAGGGTTCCTACACTTATCCCAACACGTCAGACGATCCGGATCGCCGGAACGTTCTTCGTAATAAGTTCGGTATCGAATCCAAATCGGAGCTTCGCACAGTGGAGTACCGTGCAACGCAGGACCGAATTTCGGAAATCCTTGAGGGTGATGGTCCCAAGGGGAACTTTGATGCCGCTCATCTCAAGGCGATCCACGGGCACATATTTCAGGATGTGTACGAATGGGCGGGTCATACCCGAAACGAAAGCCCGGTGGTTGACGGAACTCGTGTCGAGCCGATTGGTGGCCTTTCAAAAGGCGAAACGTCTTTCCTGCATGGCGCGCGTATAGACATGGGTCTGAATGAGGCGCTGAAGCCCATCAGCGATCCGCAGGCGCTACGAGCCGCCAGCAGGGAAGAATTCGTTGAGCGGGCCGCAAAAACGCTGTCAGAACTGAACTACGTGCATCCATTTCGCGAAGGCAACGGAAGAACCCAGGAAACCTTCATCACGGAGCTCGGCCGGCATTACGGGCATGACATCGATATGAGCGTGATCAGCAAGACCCGTATGATTGAAGCGTCCATTGCCACGACAAATGACCCTGCCAGCCCTGCCCTGAAGCACGTCATCGAGGATGCGATAGACCCCAACCGCCGTGAGGCGCTGCGCGGTGCCTTCGCGGATCTGGAGCAGGTCGGCGAGAAGCCCTTCGAGCATTATGTTCGCACTGCCCGCCCGGGCGAAGAAATCGAGGGTCAAGTGTTCGGCCACGACAACCGCGTTGCAACCGTTGTCACCGAGAACGGCATTATCGCTGTCGATCGCGCCGACCTTCCGGAGCGGATTCCGGCCGACGACGAAGAGGTGAAGTTCACCGCCCGATCTGACTTCCGAACCTTGGGGCGGCCGGCGCAGGAGGCCCAAGCGCAGCCTCAGAGCGTCGAGCAAAAGGCTGAACAAGCGCCGCAGCCGTCAAATCAAAACGCAGAGCTCAAGGCCCTCGAAGCGCAGCATCTGGCAACCCGTCAGCAGCAGAACGACCGGGACGATCGGGATCGTTAGCCCGGCTTCCTACCCGTTGCAGTACCGGCAACCGCAGCGCCGTTAGCGGCCCCTGCTCCCTTGTGTTTACCGTCTCCCGTTTCGTTGGGTGATTGACGGACAAGCTACGATAGCCCCTCCCCCATTCAACCGCTTCGCGGTCCTCCTCTCCGTTGCGGCCCTCCGGGTGCATGGGCTCGTCTCGGCTATCTCCGTTTTTTGCCGTCAACCAACGAAAAGGAGACGGCTATGCAGAGCAAGGACACCTACCAGCGTATCACGGATGCCATCATCGACCAGCTGGAAGCAGGAACGAAGCCCTGGATCCGCCCTTGGCGCGGAACTGTTCGCCGCTCGCCGGTACCGCAACGCGCCACCGGCGAAGCCTATCGCGGCATCAACGTGATCATGCTGTGGCTTTCCAGCCAGCTCGCCGGCTACGACGAGAACACTTGGATGACCTACCGGCAGGCTCAGGATCTTGGGGGCCAAGTCAGAAAGGGCGAACAGGGAACCCTCGTCGTCAAGTACGGGACCTTCACTCCGAAGGAGCAGGAAGCCGACGACAAGAGCATCCCGTACCTGAAGGGCTACACCGTCTTCAACGTCGAGCAGATCGATGGCCTACCCGACCGCTTCAAAAGCCCGGTTGAAGACATTCCGGAAGGCCCCATGCCGCTCCTCAGGCATGTCGAAGACTTTATCGGTCGAACCGGCGCGAAGATTACCTACGGCGGCAAGCACGCCTGCTATCGTCCAGGTCCCGACGACATCGAGATGCCGCCGCGTGAACGCTTCCTAAGCGAAGTCCATCTCTACAGCACGGTTCTGCACGAGCTCGGTCACTGGACCGGCGCAAAACACCGTCTTGATCGCGATCTTTCCGGCCGGTTCGGCACTGAAACCTATGCCGTGGAAGAGCTCGTTGCCGAACTTTCGGCGGCCTTCGTATGCGCAGACCTTGGCGTTGAGCACGATCCGCGCGAGAACACAGCGACCTATCTCGAAAGCTGGCTGAAGGTCCTTAAGCAGGATAAGCGGGCAATCGTCACAGCCGCTGCCAAGGCTCAGGCTGTCGCTGACTATCTTCACAGCCTTCAAGGCGCAATGGATATCGAGGCGGCCTAGCGTCCCCTCTAACACCAAGGCAGTCGTTGCGACGAGGTTCGAAACGGAGGCAATTTGCCTCTGTTTCATACCGATTCTCTCCAACTCGGAGACCGTCAGATGATAAGGACGATTCTCAAGCAATCCGTTGTCAGCTGACAATTGAAGTAACCATATGAAATGTCATATGAAATTAAGAGGCCGCAAATGGTTAATTTCGGTTAACCAAAAACTGCTTGACGGTTATGCGGTCTATGAGATCATTTGCGCAAATCGAAGAGAATTGTCAGGTTTACCGTGAATGGCGAATAAGAGCGCAAAAAGCACTAAAGTCGACAAAATCGAGCGCGTCTCGATTGATAAGACTATAGCCGATGATGCCGCGAAGCTCAGCAGCAATCTTCAGGAACTTTCCGCTCGGCTGTTTTCACCTGATGCGCAAAAGGCACTTCGCCGATTTAGTAGCACGGAAGCCGCAAAGCTGCTCGGGGTAACGGACAGCTACGTGCGTCATCTGGCGGCTCAGGAAGATTCTGTTACCTCCGAGAAGACGTCGGGCGGCCGGCGGACTTTCTCCTTGTCCGAAATCAACACGATCCGCCAGATTTTGGGTAAGACAAAACCAGCCTATCTGTCCGGACGCCGGGAAAGCGAACATCTGCAGGTTATCGCAGTGACCAACTTCAAAGGCGGATCGGGTAAGACAACGACCTCCACGCATCTCGCTCAGTATCTGGCTCTGCGCGGCTATCGCGTCCTCGCTGTCGATCTCGACCCGCAAGCTTCGATGTCCGCAATGCTGGGCTATCAGCCGGAATTTGATGTCGGCGAAAACGAGACACTGTTCGGGGCTATCCGATATGATGATCTTCGTCGCCCGGTAGGGGAGGTGGTTCGCGAAACCTATTTCCCGGGTTTGGATATAATCCCGGGTAACCTTGAGCTCCACGAATTCGAGCACGATACGCCGCGAGCGCTCGCAGAAAGAAACGGATCCGAAACCGACATGTTTTTCATGCGTGTCGGCAACGCGCTGGCTGACCTCTCTGACCGATACGACGTCGTCGTAATCGACTGCCCACCGACCTTGGGGTTCCTGACGCTTTCGGCGCTATGCGCTGCGACGGCAGTGCTAATCACTGTCCATCCCCAGATGCTGGACGTGGCATCCATGAACCAGTTCTTGGCAATGACATCGGACCTTCTTTCGGTTGTCAAGGACGCGGGTGGCAATCTCGAATATGATTGGATGCGCTATCTAGTCACGCGGTACGAGCCAAACGATGGCCCACAAGCGCAGATCGTTGCTTTTCTACGAAGCTTGTTCGGAGATCGTGTTCTGACCTCGATGATGGTGAAGTCTACGGCTATTTCTGACGCCGGGCTCTCAAAGCAAACGATCTACGAGGCTGCAAGGGAATCGATGAATCGGCAGACTTATGATCGCGCTGTGGAATCAATGGATGGGGTGAACCTCGAAGTTGAGGCACTTCTCAAGAGTTCATGGGGGCGTGCATGAAGGGCCGTGACATTCTGAAAAATATGGTCAGTTCAGCGGGTAGCGAAGGGCCACCTAAGGCAACCACTCAATCTCAGCCACAGCACAAGCCAGCTGGCGCAGTGCGAGCCATGAACTTGTCTCTTGGTCGTCTCGGCGATGAAGCCGCTGCGGCCAAAGAGCTACGTTTGGCGCTTGCAGCCGGTGACAAGGTCGTCGAGTTGACCCCGGCCCAGATTGACGCATCCTTCATTCAGGATCGCATCCCGACGGACCACGATGCAGCCCTTGAGAATCTTATTTCCTCTATGCGCGAGAGCGGGCAACAAGTCCCCATCTTGGTGCGGCCACATCCCACGAAGGAAAACCACTACCAGGCGGCCTACGGGCACCGCCGATTGCGCGCGGCCATCGTTCTGGAACGCTCAGTCAAAGCCATCGTACGCCAACTGACCGACGAGGAACTTATCGTCGCGCAAGGCCAGGAAAACGGGCCGCGCGTTGATCTCAGTTTCATCGAGCGCGCTCTTTTTGCGAGGCGGCTCGAAGAGCACGGCTTTGATCGCGACCGCATATCTCAAGCGTTGTCTGTCGATAAGCCTGAAACCTCACGGCTCTTACAAGTGGCCGACGTCATTCCAACAGAAATCATTATGGCTGTTGGGCCCGCCTCTAGAATCGGTCGCCCACGCTGGCTGGCCTTTGCCGAACTGTTGAAGGACAAAGCGGCGGCGGCACGGGTAGCGGATTCCATCGCGGACCCTCATTTCAGAGGAATCGATACGAATGAAAGGTTCGCTCGTCTGTGGAGCCAGGCTCAGGATGCAAAATTGCCGAAGAAGAGCACCGCGGGCAAGATTCGCACGCGCAAGGGTATCGTGCTTGCATCGATAGAGCGAACCACCAAGGGCACCAGGATCACAGTTACATCAGAAGAATTTTCAAAATTCCTTGACGCTCGTATGAGCGATCTCGTTGAACAGTTCGAAAAAGAAAACGCTTCTGAAACAGACCATTAGTTCGATTGTCAGCTGACAATCCGATCGCAACTAGGAGATCAAATCCGCAAAAGAAAAAGGCCCCCAAACGTCGCCGTCGTGGAAGCCCTTCTCATATGTGTCGCAACTAGAGAATCGCATTTCCCCGAATCCCAGTCAAGAGTCTTTGGCGCTGTTTTGGCGAGCGGATTTCTTTTGCCTTTGTGAGGGCTAAAGAGATGCAAACAGGAAGTGTAACGACGCCTTTTGGGCGGCGACCAATGACGCTTGCTCTGGTGAAACGGCAAATAGCTGTCTCCGAGATCAAGTCGGGTAAGAGTGCTGACAAATGGATGATCTTTCGCGACGTCAAAGAAGCGCGCGAGCTCTTCAAGCTGCCTCCTTATTCGATAGCGGTGCTTGATGCGCTGCTGACGTTCTATCCGGAAAGGGAATTGCGTCAGGACGCGCAGTTGGTGGTATTTCCTTCCAACGCGCAGTTGATGGTACGCGCCAACGGAATGTCCGGAGCAACCCTTCGGCGGCATTTAGCGACCCTTGTCGATGCAGGTATGATTGTCCGCAAGGATAGCCCCAATGGCAAACGATACGCTCGAAAAGACGGGGCTGGGGAGATCGAACGCGCATTCGGATTTGATCTCTCGCCGCTTTTGGCTCGATCCGAGGAGTTCGCGTTGGCCGCTCAACAGGTGGCGACCGATCGCCACGAATTCCTCAAGGCCAAGGAGAGCCTTACCCTCTGCCGGCGGGACGTTCGAAAGGTTATCAGTGCCGCGATCGAGGAGGGTGCTGAAGGCGACTGGGAAGCGATAGAGGCTGTCTACCTCGACATCGTCCGACGGATTCCCCGCACCCCGTCAGCTTCCGACCTGGCGAAAATCCTCGACGAAATGCAGCTTCTTTACGCAGAGGTGATCAACCGGCTGGATTTGATGGATAATTCGGAAGATATAAGCACCAATGATGCTCAGACAGAGCGCCACATACAGAATTCAAAACCGGAATCCACCAATGAACTTGAACCTAGCTCTCGAAACGAGCATGGCGCGAAGCCGAGTGAAACCAGTCGACCGACGAGGGAGCCGATAAAGGCATTCCCACTCGGTATGGTGTTGAGGGCTTGCCCGCAGATAAGCGATTACGGGCCGGGCGGCCAGATCGGAAGTTGGCGAGAGCTTATGTCAGCCGCTGTTGTCGTTCGTTCGATGCTCGGCGTCAGCCCGAGCGCCTATCAGACCGCCTGCGAAACCCTGGAACCCGAGAATGCGGCCGCTGTCATGGCCTGCATTCTGGAGCGGGGGGGCCAGATCAACTCGGCCGGCGGTTACCTCCGTGATCTGACGCAACGGGCGGAGAAGGGTGAGTTTTCGCTCGGTCCGATGCTGATGGCCTTGATGCGCGCTAATGCCGGGAATGATCGGCAGGCGGGATGAGATGGTCAAATTCGGCCCTGTTTCCGTCTCACGCAACACTGGTGAGGAAGTTATCCAGCAGGACGTTAAACTCCTTGTGCCTTTGCCAGTGGAGACCGTGTCCGGCATTTTCGACACGAACCGCTCCACGGTTCCAGAGGTTCGCGAAAGTCAGGCTGTCAATGTAATCGAGATTGATCACGGGGTCGTCGGCGCCGTTGACGATTGCCAGCGGAACAGGCGAAGTTTCGACAATGGTGCGCTGATCGGAATGTTTTCCGGAAAGGGCTGCATCGATCATCAACTCGCGGGAGCGTCCGTCTGTTCGTCTGACAGCGATTTTCCAGAACGTGTCATGGACGGCGTCCGATCCATGCGCGAGTTCAATGACCATGTCGATTTCCGCTTCACTCAGAGTCTGTTTTCCCGTGTAGGCGAATTCCGGATTGGGAAGAAAGCCGAGCGCTGCCCCTTCAGGGCCCGGAGGGATTGGCGGTGTGCCGAAGATCATCGTGCCCGCGGCATTTTCCGGCAGGAGCCTCATAAGTTCCAGGGCGACGTGGCCGCCGAGAGAGTGGCCGAGTATGGCGAAACGATCGAGGCCGAGTGCTTCAATCACTTCGCAGATTGCACCGGCGTATCCGTTGAAGTTGTACGTGCGCAGCGGATCGATAGCGTCGGAAGACAGACCATGGCCCGGTAGGTCGACGGCGATGACCCGGCGTTTTCCGGCCAGCGCCTCGATCTGGAAATGGAATGTTTCCTTGCAGACCGAATTGGCGTGGATCATGAGGGGGGGGATTTCACTGCCGGCTGTGTCGAAGACTGCGATCTGTCCATGGGATGTCTCGATCGTTTGTTCACTCATCATCAATGCTCCGTGTTCAACTTCAAATTCTCGTCCTGACCGAGTTGCCGAAGGACCTAAACGATCTCTGTGACCACAATCTGAAGCTCGTGTTATGTGACACCCGCAAGCCACCATCCGGCAGGGTCCCGACCGCCTGAATGTTAGAGGCCAATTTTCCAGATATTGGGCACATAAGTCGACTTTTACTGAAGTGTTTCAGCCCTCCTTAGATTCATGAGGTTCATAGAATTCCATATTTCTCACGGTGATATTTATGCGTCGTATTGTAGAAAAATCGATTGTCACCGGATTGCTATCGGTGTTGGCCTCGCTGGCGATCTCGTTCAGCATTGTGCCGTTGTTGGGCGGTCAAGTGGCGGGCGCGGGCCTGCTCATGACCATATTTTGTCCGCTGGCCATATCGATCCCAGCGTCGGCGCTGCATTTTAAACAGTCGGAAAAAGTGCGACGGGCAGAGGCAGCGACGAAAGAAGCTCTGAACAAATTGGCCGATGCCTATGAAGCGCTCCGTCTTCAGTCTCGCAGCGACGGCCTGACTGGCATTCTCACTCGAAGCGCATTCATGGAAGATCTGGCTTTGACGAGTCAACGAGGTGGGACGGGAGCCCTGCTATTCCTGGACCTGGACTACTTCAAGTCGATCAACGACCGGTATGGTCATGCGACCGGTGATGAAGCTCTTCGCTGCGCCGGACTTGTCCTCGCGAGCTTCTTGAGCCATTCAGATTTCGCAGGACGTCTTGGCGGTGAGGAATTTGGACTGTTTCAGAGCGAACTGGCGTTCGAACAAATGCGCGGTCGTTGCGAGGAGGTTCGGGAGGAAATCGCCCGTATCGTCTTGAAAACACCGTCTGGCACCCAGGTGCGGATCTCCACGAGCATAGGTGGATGTTATTGCCGGCAGGGCTTTGATCCATCGGACTGCCTGAAGGCAGCGGACCAAAATCTCTATCAGGCTAAAGCTCTGGGTCGAAACAGGGTCATTGCATAAACACCGCTTACGGTTTTTCCAGAATCCACTGTCGGTGTTCTGACATCGAAATAGAATTCACTCTCACGACAGCGTCGGCTGAAAGTGTTTCTGGGCCTCGCCCGGCTGCCAACAGAATGGTTGGGGAGAGGGGGAACATCCATGTTTGCTGATAACGATCAGGCATAACAAACTCTCCTTCAGCCGCGTGTAACACCCCCCATGTCATTCCACTGCCTCTGCTGCAAACCCAATTGATCTCCCGCTGCATCCGGGGCCACGCGAACATTCGACCTGGTATGGATCCATCCGGATCAGAGACAACGTAGTTGGCCTTTTCCAACTGGTCGCGGTCATCGGAAGACCATCCGCTGATATTAGCGTGTTGTGGAAGACCTTTCATCCCGGTCATCGCCTGGAGACCGGACCCGGTGGCATTTGCTTCGACCAGACGAGATCGGACTGTCCACAACGCAAACATGGCAGTGACCTGATCGCTCTGTCGCTGATCAATGATAGTAAGCTTCGCATTGCAGACGGCATCCGCTATCTCTTGAAAATTGTCTTCAATAGGCTTGTGGCCATTTTCGCTACGCTCCTCCCACAGGCGGGAAGCACAGAAAACGGCGTTCTCTGGCTTTGCAGGAAAGGTCGCGCCGTCCCTTCGCGTAACACGAACAAGGCCGTCGTCGTTGCAGAACCGGGCAATACTCTTGCGGGGAATAATATGCTGTCTCTTTGTCAATTGGTGAGGGTTCGTTGTTCCCATCGTGACCTGTTCCTCGGCATGTGCGGGTGGGGGATCGGCCTTGGCGGGCGCTCATGCCGGCGCCACGCGCAGTTCCTCTGTCACAGAACCAACCGCGCAGCGCGCCCCAGTTTACGTTCTGTATTGTTGTAGTATCCCGACGCCTGCGTGACCGACTTGTGCAAGGATTGCTGCATCGCCTCGGGCAGGGGAATGCCGCGGTTGGCAGCCTCTGTCAGGTAGCCAGAGCGGAGACCGTGGGCCGAAAACTGCGCCGGGTCCAGTCCGGCCTGCTTGATGCGCGTTTTCAGGATGAGGTTTACAGACTGCGGCGTCATCGCACGCCGATCGAGATTGCCCCACTGGTCGATCCGGCGAAACACCGGCCCCGCTTCGATCTTCGCCTCTGTCAGCCAATGCTTGAGTGCCGTCACAGGCCTGCCGATAAGGACCACATGCTCGTCGTCATCCGCTGAAGTGGTCTTGGTGCGACCGAGATGGATCGTTAGGCAGGGGAGGAGAGGGGAGTTCTCATCAGCCGGATTTGCCCGAACCGGTTCCTCGTCGACCAGATCCTCGACGCGCAGTCCTGCCACTTCGGAACGGCGTCTGCCGCCGGATGCGAAAGCCATCAGCAGCAGCGCCCGATCGCGCAGATCGACCAGCCGATCGCCCGCGCAAACGGCGAGCAGTTTGGCAAGGATATCACCGGTGACTGCCTTCTTGCTCTTTCTCTGCCGCGGTCGATTACTGGCGCGAACCGCCAACCGAAGCGCGCTTTTCAGCGACGGCGCCGAAAACGATCCGATCTGTCCACGCCAGCGCGTCAGGATCGACCAGCTCGTCAACCGGCGGCGAACGGTCGCCGGCGCATGCGGGCCGGTGCTTCTCAGCAAGCCCTTGAGGCGTAGAGCGATCGCTACGTCCTCAGGCATGCCATGATCGGTGTTGGTTCCCCGCTCGACTGGGTCCCAAAGATGGTGGGCGACGAATTTCAGAAGCAGACTTTCAGGGGCAGGCCAGGGGAGGGGAGTGCCGGTCGCCAGAGAGCTCCACGCTTCTAGA
This window contains:
- the repC gene encoding plasmid replication protein RepC, whose protein sequence is MREALTNKRLTGRRMTKERAEFRRLAQSTEVGTVTRGQLAVLSQSLPCTGLITSTESHLLTVIINTARGDAFDKGGRPIVFKSNNQLGFEINRSPGRVSRILSRLFDAGLVTMQDSANFKRYPIRDGEGEISDACGIDLRLLIARYRELDALVRQKREEKRASDAAARRFRDALRSARYALVNAADLTKTALASLASRIDRVAAFVGIAGRAPAFVLRRAASLLEWLVGRSLKASRRPQSVSDYDNMTCTNVENDMHKQITNPHPFDLSKEERRPAHAGQHNSVKAGYASKRAFEESLTRGSDPDNRQSRPQQGIVALDDVWRAAPSLKDYFTTAPRSWSDLARIAPQICRLAGISEDARLRAVDQMGQQVAAIAVAVTFEKHSRQEVSSPGGYLRAMTDRAASGDLHLSRSVFGLAARNSMEALN
- a CDS encoding thermonuclease family protein gives rise to the protein MRKNLVFSALLFALLFSQPAGAAEYSGQARVIDGDTFSIRQQRIRIAAIDACERSQKGWKNGAEWACGVEARSYLSRLIDGKHVTCTIIDEDQYRRLVGQCFIQQTDIGLEMVKAGQARLLLQYLPRGNSMPLDAYHQAEDSARARRLGQWAAEIDAPSNYRRSSSHQ
- a CDS encoding DUF736 family protein, which produces MKNITNYIQFNGDNIETADGTGLISTIERDLEITVTPFSSTNERAPTHRVYATSPAGHKLDVGGIWKKENGEGRPYYTISIKRMGFNANLGRFPGQDDPTLQAIIEWEPRD
- a CDS encoding antitoxin VbhA family protein, translating into MNIHSTRPDRSPEAVAARKKSTDQARAMNIRQGYQGDDALLEAATAAYVAGDLTREEYRARILPQPKG
- a CDS encoding Fic/DOC family protein, yielding MAEEHPKGSYTYPNTSDDPDRRNVLRNKFGIESKSELRTVEYRATQDRISEILEGDGPKGNFDAAHLKAIHGHIFQDVYEWAGHTRNESPVVDGTRVEPIGGLSKGETSFLHGARIDMGLNEALKPISDPQALRAASREEFVERAAKTLSELNYVHPFREGNGRTQETFITELGRHYGHDIDMSVISKTRMIEASIATTNDPASPALKHVIEDAIDPNRREALRGAFADLEQVGEKPFEHYVRTARPGEEIEGQVFGHDNRVATVVTENGIIAVDRADLPERIPADDEEVKFTARSDFRTLGRPAQEAQAQPQSVEQKAEQAPQPSNQNAELKALEAQHLATRQQQNDRDDRDR
- a CDS encoding ArdC family protein, which translates into the protein MQSKDTYQRITDAIIDQLEAGTKPWIRPWRGTVRRSPVPQRATGEAYRGINVIMLWLSSQLAGYDENTWMTYRQAQDLGGQVRKGEQGTLVVKYGTFTPKEQEADDKSIPYLKGYTVFNVEQIDGLPDRFKSPVEDIPEGPMPLLRHVEDFIGRTGAKITYGGKHACYRPGPDDIEMPPRERFLSEVHLYSTVLHELGHWTGAKHRLDRDLSGRFGTETYAVEELVAELSAAFVCADLGVEHDPRENTATYLESWLKVLKQDKRAIVTAAAKAQAVADYLHSLQGAMDIEAA
- the repA gene encoding plasmid partitioning protein RepA, which translates into the protein MANKSAKSTKVDKIERVSIDKTIADDAAKLSSNLQELSARLFSPDAQKALRRFSSTEAAKLLGVTDSYVRHLAAQEDSVTSEKTSGGRRTFSLSEINTIRQILGKTKPAYLSGRRESEHLQVIAVTNFKGGSGKTTTSTHLAQYLALRGYRVLAVDLDPQASMSAMLGYQPEFDVGENETLFGAIRYDDLRRPVGEVVRETYFPGLDIIPGNLELHEFEHDTPRALAERNGSETDMFFMRVGNALADLSDRYDVVVIDCPPTLGFLTLSALCAATAVLITVHPQMLDVASMNQFLAMTSDLLSVVKDAGGNLEYDWMRYLVTRYEPNDGPQAQIVAFLRSLFGDRVLTSMMVKSTAISDAGLSKQTIYEAARESMNRQTYDRAVESMDGVNLEVEALLKSSWGRA
- the repB gene encoding plasmid partitioning protein RepB encodes the protein MKGRDILKNMVSSAGSEGPPKATTQSQPQHKPAGAVRAMNLSLGRLGDEAAAAKELRLALAAGDKVVELTPAQIDASFIQDRIPTDHDAALENLISSMRESGQQVPILVRPHPTKENHYQAAYGHRRLRAAIVLERSVKAIVRQLTDEELIVAQGQENGPRVDLSFIERALFARRLEEHGFDRDRISQALSVDKPETSRLLQVADVIPTEIIMAVGPASRIGRPRWLAFAELLKDKAAAARVADSIADPHFRGIDTNERFARLWSQAQDAKLPKKSTAGKIRTRKGIVLASIERTTKGTRITVTSEEFSKFLDARMSDLVEQFEKENASETDH
- the repC gene encoding plasmid replication protein RepC, with the protein product MQTGSVTTPFGRRPMTLALVKRQIAVSEIKSGKSADKWMIFRDVKEARELFKLPPYSIAVLDALLTFYPERELRQDAQLVVFPSNAQLMVRANGMSGATLRRHLATLVDAGMIVRKDSPNGKRYARKDGAGEIERAFGFDLSPLLARSEEFALAAQQVATDRHEFLKAKESLTLCRRDVRKVISAAIEEGAEGDWEAIEAVYLDIVRRIPRTPSASDLAKILDEMQLLYAEVINRLDLMDNSEDISTNDAQTERHIQNSKPESTNELEPSSRNEHGAKPSETSRPTREPIKAFPLGMVLRACPQISDYGPGGQIGSWRELMSAAVVVRSMLGVSPSAYQTACETLEPENAAAVMACILERGGQINSAGGYLRDLTQRAEKGEFSLGPMLMALMRANAGNDRQAG
- a CDS encoding alpha/beta fold hydrolase; protein product: MSEQTIETSHGQIAVFDTAGSEIPPLMIHANSVCKETFHFQIEALAGKRRVIAVDLPGHGLSSDAIDPLRTYNFNGYAGAICEVIEALGLDRFAILGHSLGGHVALELMRLLPENAAGTMIFGTPPIPPGPEGAALGFLPNPEFAYTGKQTLSEAEIDMVIELAHGSDAVHDTFWKIAVRRTDGRSRELMIDAALSGKHSDQRTIVETSPVPLAIVNGADDPVINLDYIDSLTFANLWNRGAVRVENAGHGLHWQRHKEFNVLLDNFLTSVA